One Scytonema millei VB511283 genomic window carries:
- a CDS encoding cation:proton antiporter domain-containing protein, which translates to MQEDFRLIVDLVLVLAVAAGGGLLAALCRQPVLLGYLLGGMVVGPAGLGLIKELVQVETLAQFGVAFLLFALGVEFSFAELKKVQAIALGGGGLQIALTILVTVLVCGVAGAWEILPAKGVFLGSILSLSSTAVVLKCLMERNETASSHGQVMLGILVVQDLALGLMLAVLPALDQPPQLIGIAVVTALLRIGLFAAGAVAAGIWLIPPLLRLLARTESKELFLLGVVALCLGIALLTEHLGLSIEMGAFVAGLMISEVEYADQTLTYVEPLRDIFATLFFAAIGMLIDPVFLWQNLELILGLVALVFVGKFAIVMPLVMLFRYPLKTALIAGLGLAQIGEFSFVLASEGRSLGLVSRPVYLLILGTTAVTLVLTPFVLRLVPKLLELPWLRKFIEGQDLPLEISANTPQQNHVVVCGYGQVGKNLVRLLQERDRPVVVIDQSESRIQQVREAGVPYVYGNAASLHVLEKAGVERAKSLAIALPDPMSSRLCLKRALELSPDLDVVVRATKDKDIELLYQLGAREVVQPEFEASLELASHLLAQIGLAPISIQQEMQQIRNHHYLELRPERTAAQVSRELQQATQDLNSRWYALPAGSPLTGMTLEEADLRYLTGVSLMAIKRANGQEVDYPNAKTMLEKGDRLLLVGEAEELAALEELAQSEATVPEANAACHWLMVAADSPAIGQTLGDLDIRRRFGIQVQAIRRDGKFLRFPDGNMALRAGDRLLLCGGYLAMTQLQKLLAVTSSPLSSVPVVKAIEAEALREYLPLDSWRE; encoded by the coding sequence GTGCAAGAAGATTTTAGATTAATAGTTGACTTGGTTTTGGTTTTGGCAGTTGCGGCAGGTGGCGGCTTACTGGCGGCGTTATGCCGTCAACCAGTACTGCTTGGCTACTTGCTGGGTGGCATGGTTGTAGGACCAGCTGGACTAGGGCTGATTAAGGAGTTAGTCCAAGTTGAAACTCTCGCTCAATTTGGCGTTGCCTTTCTGCTGTTTGCCTTGGGTGTAGAGTTTTCATTTGCTGAATTAAAAAAAGTGCAGGCGATCGCCCTCGGAGGCGGCGGATTGCAGATTGCCCTGACAATTCTGGTCACGGTGTTGGTCTGTGGAGTTGCGGGAGCTTGGGAAATCTTACCTGCTAAAGGCGTATTCCTGGGGTCAATTTTATCTTTATCTTCTACCGCTGTCGTCCTCAAGTGCTTGATGGAACGAAACGAAACGGCGAGTTCTCACGGACAGGTGATGTTGGGAATTCTGGTCGTCCAAGATTTAGCACTGGGATTGATGCTGGCAGTTTTACCCGCACTAGACCAACCGCCGCAGTTAATTGGTATAGCGGTAGTAACGGCACTGCTGCGAATTGGTTTATTTGCTGCCGGAGCTGTTGCCGCAGGAATTTGGCTGATTCCTCCTCTATTACGCTTGTTGGCACGAACTGAAAGCAAAGAATTATTTTTACTAGGAGTCGTAGCGCTGTGTCTGGGAATTGCTCTATTAACAGAGCATTTGGGGCTATCGATTGAAATGGGGGCGTTTGTCGCCGGATTAATGATTTCTGAAGTGGAGTATGCCGACCAGACTCTAACTTATGTTGAGCCACTGCGAGATATATTCGCGACGCTGTTTTTTGCCGCGATTGGAATGCTAATCGATCCCGTGTTTTTGTGGCAAAACTTGGAGTTAATCTTAGGGCTGGTAGCTTTGGTTTTTGTGGGCAAGTTCGCGATCGTCATGCCCTTAGTGATGCTTTTCCGTTACCCGTTGAAAACAGCTTTGATTGCGGGATTGGGATTAGCCCAGATCGGAGAATTCTCGTTTGTGTTGGCAAGTGAAGGGCGATCGCTCGGTTTGGTGTCCCGTCCCGTCTACCTGCTGATTTTGGGTACGACTGCCGTTACGCTCGTTCTTACGCCTTTCGTATTACGACTCGTGCCAAAGTTATTGGAGTTACCTTGGTTGAGAAAATTCATTGAGGGGCAAGATTTACCGCTCGAAATTTCAGCCAACACGCCTCAACAAAACCATGTTGTCGTCTGCGGTTACGGGCAGGTTGGGAAAAACTTAGTGCGCTTGTTACAAGAACGCGATCGCCCCGTAGTCGTAATCGACCAATCAGAAAGCCGAATTCAGCAAGTCCGCGAGGCGGGCGTACCCTATGTATATGGCAATGCAGCTAGTTTACACGTATTAGAAAAGGCAGGGGTCGAACGAGCTAAGTCGCTGGCGATCGCCTTACCCGATCCGATGAGCAGCCGCCTGTGTCTGAAGCGAGCGTTAGAATTGTCGCCCGATCTCGATGTGGTAGTACGAGCAACTAAAGATAAAGATATTGAATTACTCTATCAGTTAGGGGCGAGAGAGGTCGTACAGCCGGAGTTTGAAGCGAGTTTGGAACTAGCCAGTCATTTGCTAGCACAGATTGGTTTAGCACCGATTTCGATTCAGCAAGAAATGCAGCAAATCCGCAATCACCATTATCTAGAGTTACGTCCAGAACGGACGGCGGCTCAAGTTTCGCGCGAATTGCAGCAGGCTACTCAAGATTTAAATAGCCGTTGGTACGCCTTACCAGCGGGTTCGCCACTCACGGGGATGACGCTAGAAGAAGCCGACTTGCGCTACTTGACGGGGGTGAGTTTGATGGCAATTAAACGGGCAAACGGGCAAGAGGTAGATTATCCCAATGCTAAGACGATGTTGGAAAAGGGCGATCGCCTATTGTTAGTGGGAGAAGCAGAAGAATTAGCCGCTTTAGAGGAATTGGCTCAAAGCGAGGCAACTGTACCAGAAGCCAATGCTGCTTGTCATTGGTTGATGGTAGCTGCTGATAGCCCCGCGATCGGTCAAACTCTAGGAGATCTCGACATTCGCCGTCGTTTTGGCATACAAGTCCAAGCGATTCGCCGCGACGGTAAATTTCTGCGGTTTCCCGATGGCAATATGGCTTTACGGGCAGGCGATCGCTTACTATTGTGCGGCGGGTACTTAGCAATGACGCAGTTGCAAAAGTTGCTAGCCGTCACTTCAAGTCCGCTCTCCAGTGTACCAGTGGTGAAAGCTATAGAAGCGGAAGCTTTGCGGGAGTATTTGCCGTTGGATAGTTGGAGAGAATAA
- a CDS encoding M23 family metallopeptidase has translation MPNSFYALLLSLGITLVSALPAQALQVRVIPTKPHLGDTLSVVVRPNNPDVSDSPTVTVNRKTYPAFAIAPGVFRAFIPTTPLQKVGKREIHISSEGKVRNIAVWVANRKFPVQRINFRPGKAGLEATELELSRVAAFKSLVTPQKFWNGPFLKPNRGRVSTIYGVRRYYNGKFAKNYYHRGVDYAGPVGSPVVAPAAGRVSLIGLESQGFRVHGNIIGLDHGQGVTSVFLHLSRIYVREGDIVRAGQPIGAVGSTGASTGPHLHWGFYVQGEAVDPTTWREQGMN, from the coding sequence ATGCCGAATTCTTTCTACGCTCTCCTACTCTCACTGGGTATTACCTTAGTCTCAGCCTTACCAGCCCAAGCTTTACAGGTGCGGGTCATTCCTACAAAGCCTCATTTAGGCGATACGCTGTCGGTAGTTGTCAGACCAAACAACCCCGATGTCAGCGATAGCCCCACCGTGACCGTCAATCGCAAAACTTATCCAGCTTTTGCTATTGCTCCTGGTGTATTTCGCGCTTTTATTCCTACCACACCTTTACAAAAAGTAGGAAAAAGAGAAATTCACATTAGCAGTGAAGGCAAAGTGAGAAATATAGCCGTATGGGTTGCAAATCGTAAATTTCCCGTGCAGAGAATTAACTTTCGACCAGGGAAGGCTGGGCTAGAAGCAACCGAACTCGAACTGAGTCGGGTAGCAGCTTTTAAATCGCTCGTTACTCCGCAAAAATTTTGGAATGGTCCTTTTCTTAAGCCCAATCGCGGCAGAGTTAGCACGATTTACGGAGTGCGTCGCTATTACAATGGTAAATTTGCTAAAAATTACTACCACCGTGGCGTTGACTATGCAGGTCCAGTAGGTTCTCCCGTAGTTGCTCCTGCCGCAGGGCGAGTTTCGTTAATCGGTTTAGAATCTCAAGGGTTTCGAGTTCACGGTAATATAATTGGACTCGATCACGGTCAAGGAGTAACGAGTGTTTTCCTCCACTTAAGTCGGATCTACGTTAGAGAAGGGGATATTGTGAGAGCCGGACAACCGATTGGCGCGGTGGGTTCGACGGGGGCTTCAACTGGACCCCATTTGCATTGGGGATTTTACGTTCAAGGGGAAGCAGTCGATCCGACAACTTGGCGGGAACAAGGAATGAATTAG
- a CDS encoding late competence development ComFB family protein has protein sequence MSIQQIVEQALQDGYLTPAMEAEVGRICDTASELSIEEYMALDKLMGSLLTGEVVAVQRKQFINVMEELVLTEVIARVAEIKVTSGHSLDVGDIAAYALNRLPPLYATTEEGANYQRQRAKEELAALIVQQIDEAIARSLDRPEFFPERQALGKSSGGQEVVKQVSMLLQAYAPNFEQQIS, from the coding sequence ATGAGCATTCAACAAATTGTCGAGCAAGCCCTTCAAGATGGCTATTTAACACCAGCCATGGAAGCAGAGGTGGGTAGAATCTGTGACACTGCTTCCGAGCTTTCCATAGAAGAGTATATGGCGTTAGATAAGTTGATGGGTTCGCTCTTGACTGGCGAAGTTGTAGCGGTGCAGCGCAAACAATTTATCAACGTAATGGAAGAGTTAGTGCTGACTGAAGTGATCGCACGGGTAGCAGAAATTAAAGTTACCAGCGGTCACAGTCTAGACGTAGGTGATATCGCTGCCTATGCACTCAATCGTCTTCCTCCCCTATATGCTACGACTGAAGAAGGTGCTAATTACCAACGCCAGCGGGCAAAAGAAGAACTGGCAGCGCTGATTGTACAACAAATCGATGAAGCGATCGCCCGTAGTTTAGACCGACCCGAATTCTTCCCAGAACGCCAAGCCCTCGGTAAGAGTAGCGGTGGTCAAGAGGTGGTGAAACAAGTCAGTATGCTCCTCCAAGCCTACGCACCCAACTTCGAGCAACAGATTTCTTAG
- a CDS encoding sigma-70 family RNA polymerase sigma factor — MSQSIPVCWSTVHATVTPAPVTVEKLSDRDLILRCQAGLRPDKAAFAELLRRYQPHVERILYHLAPDWQDRADLAQEVWIRVYRNIKRLNEPAKFRGWLSRIATNIFYDELRKRKRVKSPLSLDTPRIAEDGEMDWEIAGDNPSPEEELTTREFYEQLQEAIADLPEVFRTTIVLREIEGMPYEEIAEITNVSLGTVKSRIARARARLQSQLQNYLNGQ, encoded by the coding sequence ATGAGTCAATCAATTCCTGTATGCTGGTCAACAGTTCACGCAACGGTTACTCCAGCGCCAGTGACAGTAGAAAAGCTATCCGATCGCGATCTCATTTTGCGCTGTCAGGCTGGGCTGCGTCCAGACAAGGCTGCATTTGCCGAGCTGTTACGCCGCTATCAGCCGCATGTAGAGCGTATTTTGTATCATTTAGCACCTGATTGGCAAGATAGAGCAGATTTAGCTCAAGAAGTTTGGATTCGCGTTTACCGCAACATCAAGCGGCTAAACGAGCCAGCTAAATTCCGAGGCTGGTTGAGTCGTATTGCCACCAATATCTTCTACGACGAATTACGCAAACGCAAGCGAGTTAAAAGTCCCTTATCTCTAGATACTCCCCGCATTGCCGAAGATGGAGAAATGGACTGGGAAATCGCCGGAGATAATCCCAGCCCTGAAGAAGAGTTGACAACGCGAGAGTTTTACGAGCAGTTGCAAGAGGCGATCGCAGATTTACCCGAAGTCTTTCGCACAACTATCGTACTGCGAGAAATTGAAGGAATGCCCTACGAGGAAATTGCGGAAATTACCAACGTTTCTCTAGGAACTGTCAAATCAAGAATTGCTAGAGCTAGAGCTAGACTCCAATCGCAACTGCAAAATTATCTTAACGGTCAATAA
- a CDS encoding anti-sigma factor family protein → MTSDEKRWIDNRPEPGETDKHHTIEANQLIGAMDMLKRDRFELLSAYLDGEVTAAERREVETWLEHDPETKRLYERLLNLRQGIGTLPVPTQEPVEQTIQQVYQRIHRRSQRRAIVWGGTAIAAVFVGAIATLPNSPIAQLARLSKIEPLMVAINDPVVEIPKIVIPSPNGERQNQNNRPIEPQQHPQNKNFN, encoded by the coding sequence ATGACCTCTGATGAAAAACGTTGGATCGACAATCGCCCCGAACCAGGGGAAACAGATAAACACCATACTATTGAGGCAAATCAATTAATCGGTGCTATGGATATGTTGAAGCGCGATCGCTTCGAGTTACTGAGCGCATATCTGGACGGGGAAGTTACCGCCGCCGAAAGGCGAGAGGTAGAAACATGGCTAGAACATGACCCAGAAACCAAACGGCTGTACGAGCGCTTGCTCAACCTCCGTCAAGGAATTGGAACGCTGCCAGTACCGACACAAGAACCTGTAGAACAAACTATTCAACAGGTCTATCAAAGGATACACCGTCGATCGCAACGGCGGGCAATCGTATGGGGTGGTACTGCCATTGCAGCTGTGTTTGTAGGCGCGATCGCTACCCTACCAAACTCACCAATCGCACAACTTGCCCGACTCTCCAAAATTGAGCCACTTATGGTCGCTATCAACGACCCAGTGGTAGAAATCCCCAAGATCGTGATTCCTTCACCAAATGGTGAAAGACAAAATCAAAATAATCGACCAATAGAGCCACAACAACATCCACAAAATAAGAATTTTAATTGA
- a CDS encoding gamma-glutamylcyclotransferase family protein produces the protein MMRSCLSQYFKLLLMSNWRSRSQKLKVKSQKRSLTINNEWQMTNDEIVKVFVYGTLKPGEANYQRYCADYVVAAREASALGQLFDLPFGYPAMTPGSFKVYGVLFSFTNPDILQQLDWLEDYDPQRAIAENEYYRQQIEVYDTSLAPIDRAWTYLMTPEQVRAFGGVFLPNGWWSSQKSATSDQ, from the coding sequence ATGATGCGTTCGTGTCTGTCTCAATATTTTAAATTACTGTTAATGAGTAATTGGCGATCGAGAAGTCAAAAGTTAAAAGTTAAAAGTCAAAAACGATCGCTCACTATAAATAATGAATGGCAAATGACAAATGACGAGATCGTAAAAGTCTTCGTATATGGCACGCTTAAGCCGGGAGAGGCGAATTATCAGCGTTATTGTGCGGATTATGTGGTGGCAGCACGAGAAGCGAGCGCTTTGGGTCAATTATTTGACTTACCTTTCGGATATCCAGCCATGACTCCTGGTAGTTTCAAAGTCTATGGAGTTCTGTTTTCTTTTACCAATCCAGATATTTTACAGCAGCTTGACTGGCTAGAGGATTACGACCCGCAAAGGGCGATCGCTGAAAATGAGTATTATCGGCAGCAAATAGAAGTCTACGACACCTCTCTAGCGCCTATAGATCGAGCTTGGACGTACTTGATGACCCCAGAACAAGTACGCGCTTTTGGTGGCGTTTTTCTGCCTAATGGCTGGTGGAGCAGTCAGAAATCAGCGACCAGTGACCAGTGA
- the leuS gene encoding leucine--tRNA ligase, translating into MESRYNPAAIEEKWQKTWIEQGIDKTEENKDKPKFYALSMFPYPSGSLHMGHVRNYVITDVIARLKRMQGYRVLHPMGWDAFGLPAENAAIKNNIPPAKWTQRNIAQMCDQLKRLGLSIDWDKELATCSPDYYKWTQWIFLQFLQAGLAYQKEAAVNWDPVDQTVLANEQVDSEGRSWRSGAKVEKKLLKQWFLKITDYAEELLQDLDQLTGWPERVKLMQANWIGKSTGAYLEFPIVDSSEKIGVFTTRPDTVYGVTYVVLAPEHPLTRQVTTPDRKAAVEAFIQEVAAESELERTAEDKPKRGIPTGGMAINPFTGVEIPIWIADYVLYEYGTGAVMGVPAHDTRDFQFAQGNNLPIQVVIVPPNTDAEALHVTSLQETYTEPGIMINSGSFNGMDSVQGKQAVVEYAEKQGWGKARIQYRLRDWLISRQRYWGAPIPVVHCPNCGIVPVPEADLPVRLPEDIEFTGRGGSPLAQLESWVNVPCPTCGTPAKRETDTMDTFIDSSWYFLRYPDATNDKQVFDSARVNDWMPVDQYVGGIEHAILHLLYSRFFTKVLRDSNLLNFDEPFQRLLTQGMVQGLTYMNPNKADKDKWVPTSIVNADDPRDPQTGEPLKLVYATMSKSKGNGVAPEDVIAKYGVDTARMFILFKAPPEKDLEWDEADVQGQFRFLNRVWQLVTEFAQQPNAKEPSKVKNPKSKIEKDLRRAIHTAIQAVTEDLEGEYQFNTAVSELMKLSNALADATCKDSPVYAEGIKTLILLLAPFAPHIADELWHAIARQESVHKQSWLKADPDALVADEMTLVIQINGKTRGTIQVPAQADRQMQEKLARESEPAQRYIEGKEIKKVIVVPGKLVNFALG; encoded by the coding sequence GTGGAGTCCCGTTATAATCCCGCAGCGATCGAGGAAAAGTGGCAAAAAACCTGGATAGAACAAGGTATAGACAAAACTGAAGAAAACAAAGATAAGCCGAAATTCTACGCCCTATCCATGTTTCCCTATCCATCGGGTAGCCTGCACATGGGTCACGTCCGCAATTATGTGATTACGGATGTGATTGCTCGCCTCAAACGAATGCAAGGGTATCGGGTGCTACACCCTATGGGTTGGGATGCTTTTGGTTTACCCGCAGAAAATGCTGCCATTAAAAATAATATTCCGCCTGCTAAATGGACCCAACGCAATATCGCCCAAATGTGCGACCAATTAAAGCGGCTGGGTTTGTCAATTGATTGGGATAAAGAACTTGCCACTTGTTCGCCAGATTATTATAAGTGGACGCAATGGATTTTCTTACAATTCTTGCAAGCCGGACTTGCTTACCAAAAAGAAGCAGCTGTCAACTGGGACCCCGTTGACCAAACCGTATTGGCAAACGAACAAGTTGATAGTGAAGGGCGTTCTTGGCGCAGCGGGGCAAAAGTTGAGAAAAAATTACTCAAACAGTGGTTTTTAAAGATTACCGACTACGCCGAAGAATTGCTGCAAGACCTCGACCAGTTGACAGGCTGGCCCGAACGAGTCAAGCTAATGCAGGCTAACTGGATTGGGAAATCTACAGGGGCATATTTAGAATTTCCCATTGTTGATAGTTCGGAAAAAATCGGTGTTTTTACCACTCGTCCCGACACGGTTTACGGTGTCACTTACGTTGTTCTAGCGCCGGAACACCCTTTGACTCGTCAGGTGACAACGCCAGACAGAAAAGCCGCAGTAGAAGCATTTATTCAAGAAGTTGCAGCCGAAAGCGAATTAGAACGCACGGCTGAGGATAAACCCAAACGCGGGATTCCTACAGGCGGAATGGCGATTAACCCGTTTACAGGTGTAGAAATTCCGATTTGGATTGCTGACTACGTGTTGTATGAATACGGTACTGGGGCAGTCATGGGAGTTCCCGCCCACGATACCAGAGATTTTCAATTTGCTCAAGGCAATAATCTTCCGATTCAAGTGGTCATTGTGCCACCAAACACCGACGCAGAGGCGTTACATGTAACGTCTCTACAAGAGACATACACGGAACCAGGAATTATGATTAACTCTGGTTCTTTCAATGGTATGGATTCGGTACAAGGCAAACAAGCGGTAGTAGAATATGCCGAGAAACAAGGCTGGGGTAAAGCCAGAATTCAATATCGCCTCAGAGATTGGCTGATTTCTCGTCAGAGATATTGGGGCGCACCCATTCCTGTCGTTCATTGTCCTAACTGCGGTATCGTACCCGTACCAGAGGCAGACTTACCCGTAAGGCTACCAGAAGATATAGAATTTACGGGTCGCGGTGGTTCGCCTCTAGCACAGTTGGAAAGCTGGGTTAACGTACCTTGTCCTACCTGTGGCACGCCTGCGAAGCGAGAGACAGACACGATGGATACGTTTATTGATTCGTCGTGGTATTTCTTGCGCTATCCCGATGCCACGAATGACAAGCAGGTATTTGATTCAGCACGAGTCAACGACTGGATGCCCGTGGATCAGTATGTCGGTGGGATAGAACACGCAATTTTACACTTATTGTACTCGCGGTTCTTTACCAAAGTCTTACGGGATAGCAATTTGCTCAACTTTGACGAACCTTTCCAACGCCTGTTAACTCAAGGCATGGTACAGGGATTAACTTACATGAATCCCAACAAGGCAGACAAAGATAAATGGGTTCCCACCTCAATTGTCAATGCAGACGATCCTCGCGATCCCCAAACAGGTGAACCGCTAAAACTCGTCTACGCTACTATGTCTAAATCTAAGGGTAATGGTGTTGCTCCAGAAGATGTAATCGCTAAATATGGAGTAGACACCGCCAGAATGTTTATTCTGTTCAAAGCACCCCCAGAAAAAGATTTGGAGTGGGATGAAGCAGATGTTCAAGGACAATTTCGCTTCTTGAATCGGGTATGGCAATTAGTCACCGAATTTGCGCAGCAACCAAATGCAAAAGAACCATCTAAAGTCAAAAATCCGAAATCCAAAATTGAAAAGGATTTGCGACGGGCGATTCATACGGCAATTCAAGCAGTTACCGAAGATTTAGAAGGCGAATATCAATTTAATACAGCCGTCTCTGAATTAATGAAACTCAGCAATGCCCTAGCTGATGCAACGTGCAAAGATTCTCCAGTGTATGCAGAAGGAATTAAGACATTAATTCTGTTATTGGCTCCATTTGCGCCTCACATTGCTGATGAATTATGGCACGCGATCGCACGCCAGGAATCGGTTCACAAACAGTCGTGGTTGAAAGCCGATCCAGATGCTTTGGTGGCAGATGAAATGACATTAGTAATTCAGATTAATGGTAAAACTAGAGGTACGATTCAAGTTCCCGCTCAAGCCGATCGGCAAATGCAAGAAAAGCTAGCAAGAGAATCGGAACCCGCGCAGCGATATATCGAAGGCAAGGAAATTAAAAAGGTCATCGTCGTACCTGGAAAATTAGTTAACTTCGCGCTCGGGTAA